Genomic segment of Candoia aspera isolate rCanAsp1 chromosome 2, rCanAsp1.hap2, whole genome shotgun sequence:
gatacaccagaggactcacacaggagagaaaccgtatgagtgtccggattgtggcaaaagtttcatttggaattccaaattggtgatacaccagaggactcacacaggagagaaaccgtatgagtgtccggattgtgggaaaagtttcatttggaattccaaattggtgatacaccagaggactcacacaggagagaaaccatatgagtgtctgtattgtggaaaaagtttcagtcggaattcccacctggtgagacaccagaggactcacacaggagagaaaccgtatgagtgtccagattgtgggaaaagcttcagtcagaattctcagctggtgatacaccagaggactcacacaggagagaaaccgtatgagtgtctggattgtgggaaaagtttcagttggaattgccacctggtgatacaccagaggactcacacaggagagaaaccgtatgggtgtccggattgtgggaaaagtttcagttggaattccAAACTAGTGatacatcagaggactcacacaggagagaaaccatatcagtgtccagattgtggaagGAGTTTCAGTCGGAAATCCAggctggtgatacaccagaggactcacacaggagagaaaccgtatgagtgtctggattgtgggaaaagtttcatttggaATTCCGACCTGGTGCAACACCAGAGgtttcacacaggggagaaaccgtatgagtgtctggattgtgggaaaagtttcagtctgaAGTCCaccctggtgatacaccagaggactcacacaggagagaaaccctatgagtgtctggattgtgggaaaagtttcagtttgaagtccagcctggtgatacaccagaggactcacacaggagagaaaccatatgagtgtccagattgtgggaaaagtttcagtctgaAGTCCaccctggtgatacaccagaggactcacacaggagagaaaccatttgaGTGTCtgcattgtgggaaaagtttcagtttgaagtccaccctggtgatacaccagaggactcacacaggagagaaaccgtatgggtgtctggattgtgggaaaagtttcagtcggaattccgaactggtgatacaccagaggactcacacaggagagaaaccatatgaatgtccagattgtgggaaaagtttcagtgctaggtctagccttataaatcatgtagctttacacataggagagaaaccattcaaatgcccagactgtggacggTGCTTCACACAAAATTCCTACCTTAACAGGCACAAGAAAATGCACATGAGGCAGAAGGTGATGAGTGTAGCGAAGGCTTGAATTTCACTTATCTCCCATTGGTCATCCACCTGAAAAGTTGTGTATTCAATCTTTGGGCTGATATTTTTAGTCAGATATGTCTCAGTATTAGagatgagggaggagagaaaaatgtggaaagtgttagtttgagaaaggctaactACACCTTTCTGGCTATCAGAACTTCCCAGTAAGCTGTTGCAGGCCCTAAAAGATACATGAAAAAAAGATTGGAgcactcagattttatgagaTAAGATATTAGGAACTTTTGTGGCAGTGACAAAAGccctgtaaagtttcagatggaaaggctgttctgcctCGCAGTTGAAGGTGATGGAAAAGAGCTGCAGGAATACGGAGTTGAGGAGAAAAGGCATTGTGGTTCTGAGCGCAGGAAGGACCTTCAGGTTTAGGAACAGCCCCTGCTGTGATCGTGTTTGCCCGGCGGTGCCTGCTTGTTAGCCTTTTGTGGCTGTGGGTGACAGCAGCGCCAGGAGGCTGACCCCTTTGCTACATCCCCCTTGGTGGGGGGGATGGAGGAAAGAGTTGCCCAGTGGAAGAGGTTTCCTTTCCAGAAATGCATTGTGTAAGAACCATTTGTGCcttttgagaaggaaagaaactgggTAGTGTCAGCGTTGCTGTGAACGTGGGGCCAAGGTGAGGGACAGCTCCCTTCCCAAGGCATGGGAGacgtttccatttctttttctcctctctccaggcttctttttgaattttccccccaaatccccagaaataaagaggaaaattaTTTGGTGCTACTAAGTGGCATTTTAGCTATGCAGAtgaatgatcctgattttgctgagttcagaagacaGCAAAGAATTCAAGGTTGGTTCATTTCAGGAGCCCGATTCAGAGATCAGGTTATAATGCCTTTTTTCCCTAGGAGATGACTTTGCATATGATCCCTTTGCAGAAGGACACTGAAGAGCCGGGACCAGgccgggggtggggaggaagcaagaggctcttttggcctgaGCCTCCAAATCCGAGTGGCTTTGAATTTAAAGGTCTGCAAAGTTGTTTAAAATactcaaattatatttaattttgtcttccttcctctcttgctcttttttggtgCAGTATTTTTGGGCACACCTGTTATGATGTCCCATTTTATTACGATTGGGAGCTGTGAATGCTTGAAATGGTTCAGAAGTCTCTGGATCTTTGAAGGGGCCATGCTGTACGATGATGCCAAATCTTGCATTCTGAAACTGTGCTTAGAATCCACCCCAGTGAGGACAAAGTATACTTGGTGGCCACGGAATACTAAGTGAATTTGGATATGCAGATATAAAGTAGACCCATTAAATCTGACACTAACTGAATAGTGGAATGCCCAACATGGAACCCCTTTACAATAAAAAGAGTAGATAAATTTGGTCTAGTGGCgcaggtactgggctagaaaccaggaggctgtgagttccagtcctgccatggcatgaaagcgggctgggtgaccttgggccagtccctctctctcagcctagcccacttcacagggttgtttttttctttattattaaggtcacagaccagaattacaaataaaattcaTTGAAATGTGTTgagatacattaaaaatacattaaataaaatgaacaaaacataatatatttacaaattggTAAAATCCtcaatgggcagtcgaggtctgcctaatttgcagtcagtatagcaaaatttagctagaTTGAGGGAAACTAaatcattctgatcagatagcaacaactgaacataaaaaagatcagaatttcctggatatgttatcaaatgaggggttattaaatAGGTTTGTGAATCCTTATAGaaaatacagtatagcaggacgtgTTCTATAGTTTCAATGACCCCTTGTCCGCAGAGGCACAATCTCAACTCATATGGGACTTTTCTGTagtggccctccaaaactgctgtagGAATAACATTGCAACGTGCCAGAGTTAGGGCCCTCCGAAATCtggagacagttatatgattTAGGTATCTCGCTGGCTTATAAGAGAAGGCTTGATGGCCCAGaaaaacactcttaggcaaagctgactggtcctgctggatttccgGGTCTTTGATATGCTGCTTAAGTTGGCTAAGTGCACACTCATAGCCCATCGTTAGGAGTGCCTCACTAGAGAAGCCGAGGTGTTGCGGTTTTTGCGAGAtggtcctgaaccatactgatttgTAATTATCCTTAGGGAAGAGCCCAAACCCGTAGGGAAAAACAATAGTTTCAGCCAGTGTGCTATAACGCAAGTCCATGCAGCTGTTTCAACTTTAGGCAGCCCTGCTTTCCTCCTGAATGCTGCCTTTGGAGTACAGGGGGGTACCTGAAATACGGCCCTTAAGAATTTGGACTGAACCCTTTCCAGCGgtgtgaaagaaagagagggTCCCAGCTGAGCACCGAAGAGTAATTGTGTGTGGGCCTTAGCTGAGCatagcttcagtgctgctgggGTATGCTGTGCTCCCCTGGTAAAGTGAAAGGGTTGGACTGCTGCCAGTGTTTTTCGAGCGTTTTGTATAACATAGCTTTGGTGCACGCTTCGTTTAGTGGAGCTATGGAAAACCGTGCCCAGATATTTGAAGGATTTCACTTGTTCAACGTTCTGGCCGTTTATCCTCCAAATgtgcagtttaggtctctttgcaaagaccaaaatttCAGTCTTGCTGTAGTTGATTTCAAAAGCTTCCTCAGAGCAATCACTGGCCAGAGCGCTCATGGCTCGTTTGAGTCCAATTTGTGTTTGTGATAGGAGTgctatgtcatctgcatacaacaaagttGCGATATGCCTGTCTGCCAATTTTGGAGGGTGATATTCTAATTGATTCATTCTGGCCACAAGTGAATTTATATACAGATTACACAGCAGAGGAGCTAAAATACAACCCTGCCTCATTCCTCTGTGAGTCGGAATTTCACTTGTCTGATGGTCTTGCTTCTGCatcgaactttgattctggagttcTTGTAAAGATTGTGCATGAGGAACAGTACCCTCCTATCAGTAGTAGTATGGGTAAGCTTAGACCAAAGCCTGCTCTGGGAACCAGATCGAATGCAGACCCAAAATCAGTAAAAGCGGTATATAATGTCAAGCCTgttttagatgtatatttttcAGCCAGATGTCGACGTATAAGGGCATGTCCATAGATAGAATGTCTGGACCTAAAATTAGGTGTAATACCAGAAcacatcaattttttaaaaatggtatttttattGATGTGTTCTGGTATtacaactaattttttaaaatgtggtttcatTTCGAATTTGATTCCTAatcccttgtgttcttctctgtctttctagtcttgggtctcaaggcacagtctttctgcaaatgtccagctgaaccacaagtgaagcatcgctggctggctagtgctgtggcctcagcttcctttcccttcttttcccttgttttctggtactgcagctttccagaagagatgggggggggggatctttcctctctcttctcccattcagcgagtaagcgctgtgtaacatacgatggggtgaggtctgcttcaggcatagcctccagggtacaaatcagcgtgtcccacgtttcattcagtgaggacaggaggatataggattttgtgagaggtgtaaattccattccactctcctgcaactcaacaaacagctgctgaatataatgcaggtgctcaggaaggctatctccttctgctaggtaggctctgtacagctttttcgtcagagtaactttactccctgctgttgcctttacatacaagtctctcaaagcatcccaaagttgctttgcagactgcatgcctcgcacgtggactagctgattgtcctcaactcccaggataatggtggctgtagcctgctcatcctgtctcagccattcagcactgggattttgtggggtttgctcaccaattggcagccaaagattctctctgcgaagatacatctccatcttcagggcccaattcaaatagttggtctctgataggcgctccagaggcatcgctgagggctgggaggtggccatggcttcttccttcttttgcaagtcacctcagctggcttctttgtcctgtagactggcagttgctggaaaatctccaggcagctccaaagaaaatcttcacaggtctttgctacttgcctttaaattaAAGTGAAGGATGGTGGGTGTTGTAGTCCGAGGGCACTGGCAGGACTCTCTCACCCATCTTCCGTAGTGATGAATTACTAATTGGCAGCTGTAGGTGCAGATTAACGCATGCAACTTTCTTTTTCAATCTCAATGTCAATTTCCTTTGACCCTTTGGCtttccggggggtggggggttggtgATGGGGGTGATCTGGGCCTGGCCGGGAGACTTTGGCACTGCTCAGCCCCACCGCCGCCCCCTCCCCGCCTGGCTTAAGTGAAGGGGTGAAATGCAGAGACTCACAGTGAgggtgtaaggaatgcctaagactaaataaaagactcagactctaaatcaagtttaagctctggcttttatttagaatagaatgcacaccagtaaaaagctgagagtgagggaagcgtgccaaaagttgaattaaatagcctcgcgccaaacagcactccacccccacactccccgggtgtgccccacgagttccacggagtgacaggccatcaagacttgataggtgagaggtcgtccagccccattcgccccgggcaacGCCCTGTTTAtattcctgcgaggtaatggtccattaccgggcgattagacttcaATATTCCttgaaagcccggacgcgcccttccgaacctcgccctgatcatttccttgacaatggtgtcaatggtcgattactgggcgatgagaccttgttgtttaaTAGATCTCCCCAccccattatcttctttgtccagtttatcgccacctctccagtcattgacatgcatccgcgctttgtcatgcaagccgttacgatgtcgcaaacatcgcaacagcGATCATGACAGAGGGTCTCCAGCCTCCTTCCCGAAAGGGAGAGTTTTGGGGAAACCAATTTTGGAGAAGCAACTCAGAAacccccttccttcttcctcagtTCCCCCCCCTtgctccccctcccttccaggcCCTGATTCTGCTAtcggggtgggtgggggtctCTTTCCCAATTCAGAGGCTCCCCAATAAGGGATCTAAATTCAACTCTTGCCTGACCTGAACAGCTTCGCCTTCCTCTCTTCAGGAAAATCCAGTCTCCGAAAGCCCAAGACAGGCACTGGGTGACTTTCTCTCGGCTCCCCTTCAGATCAGCGACTTCGGCCTGAGAGTGGCCCTTCCCCCAAAGCCTCCCACTCCCCCTCGCTCAACGGAGCCCGCCCCGCTCTGTCCCGCAGAGCCGGTCCGAGGCCCTCGGAGAAGCCCAGGCTAAAACCTTTGGCCCCGGCGGGTCCCAGCGGTGCTCTCCCAAGCCTCCATCATGGGAACTGGTGCCCCAGGCAGGTGAGAGTCCGAAGGGGTGCGTCCTTGCGCCTGAATCGGAACCCCTCTCTCTCTTGCGGGGAACACGCTCGGCATTCAGGCGGCTCCTAGCCACTCATTGGGAGCAAACATCCAAGGTTTCTCCTGCCTCCCCCCAAATCTTAATTTCTCTGAGTCTCCCCAACCCCATCCCGGCAGCTgatggcagggccgcaactgggggggggggcaactggggcatgtgccccgggcgccgcgctggtggggtgccaaaatgagtgctggggggggcgccaaaatgggtgcggaatccatgtttgccctgggtgacacagaccctagttgcggcccacCGTGGAGGTGCCCCATAACTTGGTCCCACTTCCCGAACGACCGCGGATAGTCCTGCCCCATCTTGCGCAGCAGAGCCCTCCAGATCCTCGGAGAGGCTCCCCGCcatctcctccccccaggcgaagTGCACCCAACGcctcccaccctcccttcctcttcGGGGCCCCGATTCTCTCGGCCGCTCTCCTCCAGAGATGCTCCAGACCATCCAACTCTAACCCTAAAGTCGCCGCGTGTCACTGCATCCGGGCAGCCCCGAGGCTTGGGTTCcactttctcctttctctcaaTAAAACTCCGTAATTTCTAAGAGTTTTCGTTCCCCCCCAGAAACGCTGCAGGAGGGCTCGAGTTTCCCTTCCGCGGCACCCGCCAGCCCTGGACTGCGGCCGTGGAGGAACAGGCTGAGCCTCCTCACAGCTGCCCCgtggaacaccccccccccacacacacacacatatgtacaggTTGTGTATGCCCCGTGGAAACAGCACGCACGCACAGGCAGGTTGGCTGTGCCAACGGAAGGGGAGGAAGCCGAAGGAAGGCAGAGCAGCCTCCGCCGCCCCAAAAGCTGTCCCTGGGCTACTTCCGAAAGAAGGGACAGAACAGCCCAGAGCAAGGGGGAAAAGTTTTACGTCTCGGGAGAATTGGGGCAGCCCCGAGGCTTCAGTTCCACTTTCTCTCAATAAAACACCCGAATCCCTAAGAGCTTTTGTTCCTCCTCAGAAACCTTTCCGTTCCCCAGAGCCCCCACTCCCCCCTTCCAGTTTTTCCCAAATCAGGGATTCAACCTCAGTCCTTGCAACACTTTAAAAGTCTCCGATTTCTGATCCATAAAGAaaaattttgaaaatgcaaataagGCTCTTtgcaaaatgcttcttttttccGTTGCATTGTTTATTATGACATTTGTCCAATCAGGTATGAAAATGTCACAATTTTGATGTTTTTCTGAGGGGGGGGAATATACTGAGGGTGGGGGGACAGAAGCAATCTGCATTGACACCCCAGGGTCTCCCACGCTGTTTTACTTCAAGCCCCTTCCTAACCCCCGAAAATGTATCTTGCTACCCCCAACTTCAGCGGCACCACCCTCTGGAAGCCCctgtcttccccctcccccccaaagtaTTAGGGGTCCCTCCCCCGCCCAGCCCCCTCCTTACCGGGGGGCTCCTTCCCCCCTTCGCTTCCGGGGACTGGGACAGCGCCccaaccagcagcagcagcagggggacccCGGCAGAGCCCATGGGGCTGCCCCACAAGCGCCCCCCAGATAGAGGGGGGAGAGGGACGGAGATACTCCCAGCCCGAGGCGGAACCGGAGGGTCTGGACTGGGCGGGGGGCGGTAAGCGGGTTTCTCTCAGACTTTGCACTCGGCAGAACTTGAGAGAGCAGAAGTACCAATGAAAATTCTCCCTTCTGCAGCGTCATCCGTCTCCGGGCGGAGTCTCAGAAGGAAGACGAGCCGAGGGCGACGCCGCAGGCAGGGGGCGCAGGGCCGCGCTTCGGGGGCGCCTCCCGCTTCTGCGGGCCGGTCCGGGGATCCCGCGCACCGCGGCCTTGAGGCGGCGTCACCGCGCATGCTCCTCCCCGCGGGCTCGGCGGAGGCGGGGTCGGCCTGTCACGTGGTCGCCGCAGCGGCTCCTCCCACGCGGTGCCCTGCGCTCCGTCTCTAGGGCTCCGCCCCGGCTCGCCGCCATCTTGGGACCGGGCGGAAGTGACTCCGCGGCGGCGTCCTCGATTTCCTGTTTCCTGGGTTCTCCTCCCGCGAGGCGAGAGCGGCAGCCGGTATCCGCGAGGACGGAGCTGTTGCCCGGGGCTGCGCGTTTCCGAGGTGAGACTGCGGCTCCCTTCTCCCCTCCGAAGCGGGGCTCCCTCCCCTTGCCAGGGGGCCTCTCGCCTCCTGGAGGGCACCTTTCCGAGCTGCTGGACTACAGCCTCCATTATCCCCAGGGCAGGCGGGGGCTTTCTCTCTCCTTGACTGGGGGGCTGCCGAGGGCACTGCACTACACCTCTCATCATCCCTGACAGGCAGAGCTGCATCTGCCTTGGCAGGCAGCCTGTGAAGGGACTGGAAGAGCCTGCCCCTTTCCAGAGGTGctagattacaactcccatcatccccagggaACGCAGGTGCTCCCTCCCCTTGGCTGGGGGCCTGCACTTTGTGGGAGTTTCTCCCCTACCATTTTTCCTCCAGAACAGCAACCCTCtggggtaggctgggctgagagagagtgtgcctgggaagaagtCACCCTGAGAGCTtcagtggctgagggtggatgGAAAGCTGGGGGTCCCTGCTCTTAGTACAAGATCACCACAGCCCACTGtaattatgattttaatctttgGTTTTTATTCTGATATGTTATTCTGCTGTACTGTGAAACTGCTGGAAAGGGAGCATCTCTGAATGTAATATTCAGTTTAACCAGATGATTGAAGTTCTTATGTTCTTTGTCCCAGCACAAAAGAGAAACCAGAGGAGCATCTGCACATGCAAGGAGAGAAAGAGGCGATGGCAGAGGCGGTGCAAAAGAAGCTACAGGGGGAGCTAGAGAAATATCAGCAGCTGCAGAAAGGTCAGAACCTCCCCCTGTCCCTGGAGGGGCCCCAGGACACTCCCCTGTGCCATTCCCCCCAATTGTCAGATGTATTGAACCACcgctcccatcctccccagccagctgcccACCAGTTGTGTTGTATGACAGTGATACAAGTTGTAGTCCCACACTTTGGATGGACACCAACCATCTACAGGGAGCTTGTTGGAGTGGGCC
This window contains:
- the LOC134491903 gene encoding zinc finger protein ZFP2-like codes for the protein MLLGSPSLRSSPGRHGGGLALGGAWPAGAPRSGTLSSPRKEGRKEGGKTLQEAGRVSPPKGEPRRAGAQDSQLQRRRRTLGRPEGTGRGGGSRGVRRGGPESSHGPAHAFGGGRTSGRCSPAALDGALGLSDARQGILGPAAAPAVAGRQPRGGGGGAAAIEDWTARGDVGGEEGRGTSCSGFRLGERLEGCRVVWPGRSSRRSCGRISVVEKPHRGAFCGKSTDYRSQLIMHKRTHTSEKPYQCSQCDKSFSKHADSHLVIHQRTHTGEKPYECPDCGKSFIWNSKLVIHQRTHTGEKPYECPDCGKSFIWNSKLVIHQRTHTGEKPYECLYCGKSFSRNSHLVRHQRTHTGEKPYECPDCGKSFSQNSQLVIHQRTHTGEKPYECLDCGKSFSWNCHLVIHQRTHTGEKPYGCPDCGKSFSWNSKLVIHQRTHTGEKPYQCPDCGRSFSRKSRLVIHQRTHTGEKPYECLDCGKSFIWNSDLVQHQRFHTGEKPYECLDCGKSFSLKSTLVIHQRTHTGEKPYECLDCGKSFSLKSSLVIHQRTHTGEKPYECPDCGKSFSLKSTLVIHQRTHTGEKPFECLHCGKSFSLKSTLVIHQRTHTGEKPYGCLDCGKSFSRNSELVIHQRTHTGEKPYECPDCGKSFSARSSLINHVALHIGEKPFKCPDCGRCFTQNSYLNRHKKMHMRQKVMSVAKA